The following are encoded together in the Streptococcus oralis genome:
- a CDS encoding xanthine phosphoribosyltransferase, translated as MKLLEERILQDGHILGDNILKVDSFLTHQVDYRLMREIGKVFAEKFASAGITKVVTIEASGIAPAVFTAEALDVPMIFAKKAKNITMNEGILTAEVYSFTKQVTSTVSIAGKFLSPDDKVLIIDDFLANGQAAKGLIQIIEQAGAKVEAIGIVIEKSFQDGRDLLEKAGYPVLSLARLERFENGQVVFKEADL; from the coding sequence ATGAAATTATTAGAAGAGCGCATCCTTCAGGATGGGCATATCTTGGGTGACAATATCCTCAAGGTAGATTCCTTTTTAACCCACCAAGTTGACTATCGTTTGATGCGGGAGATTGGTAAGGTATTTGCGGAAAAATTCGCGTCTGCTGGCATTACCAAGGTCGTGACCATTGAAGCTTCAGGGATTGCCCCAGCTGTTTTTACAGCTGAAGCCTTAGACGTTCCCATGATTTTCGCAAAGAAAGCTAAAAACATCACCATGAACGAAGGCATCTTAACTGCTGAGGTTTACTCCTTTACCAAGCAGGTGACGAGCACAGTTTCCATCGCTGGGAAATTCCTCTCACCTGATGACAAGGTCTTGATTATCGATGATTTCCTAGCCAATGGACAAGCTGCCAAAGGCTTGATCCAAATCATCGAACAGGCCGGAGCAAAAGTCGAAGCCATCGGTATTGTTATCGAAAAATCATTCCAGGATGGTCGTGATTTGCTCGAGAAAGCTGGCTATCCAGTTCTATCACTCGCTCGTTTGGAACGTTTTGAAAACGGTCAGGTCGTATTTAAGGAGGCAGATCTCTAA
- a CDS encoding nucleobase:cation symporter-2 family protein, with protein sequence MQQQEKHSQAAVLGLQHLLAMYSGSILVPIMIATALGYSAEQLTYLISTDIFMCGVATFLQLQLNKHFGVGLPVVLGVAFQSVAPLIMIGQSHGSGAMFGALIVSGIYVVLISGIFSKVANLFPSIVTGSVITTIGLTLIPVAIGNMGNNVPEPTGQSLLLAAITVLIILLINIFTKGFIKSISILIGLVVGTTIAATMGLVDFSPVSAAPLVHIPTPFYFGTPTFEISSIVMMCIIATVSMVESTGVYLALSDITNDPIDSTRLRNGYRAEGLAVLLGGIFNTFPYTGFSQNVGLVKLSGIKTRLPIYYAAGFLVLLGLLPKFGALAQIIPSPVLGGAMLVMFGFVSLQGMQILARVDFANNEHNFLIAAVSIAAGVGLNNSNLFVSMPTAFQMFFSNGIVVASLLAIVLNAILNRKKK encoded by the coding sequence ATGCAACAACAAGAAAAACACTCGCAAGCAGCGGTTCTAGGGCTTCAGCACCTTCTCGCAATGTACTCAGGCTCTATCCTAGTTCCTATCATGATTGCGACAGCTCTTGGCTATTCAGCTGAGCAGTTGACCTACTTAATTTCCACAGATATCTTCATGTGTGGGGTAGCTACCTTCCTTCAACTTCAACTCAACAAACACTTTGGTGTTGGACTACCAGTCGTTCTTGGAGTTGCTTTCCAGTCAGTCGCTCCTTTGATTATGATTGGTCAGAGCCACGGTAGTGGGGCCATGTTTGGTGCCCTTATCGTATCAGGAATCTATGTGGTTCTGATTTCAGGTATTTTCTCAAAAGTGGCCAATCTCTTCCCATCTATCGTAACAGGATCTGTTATTACGACCATCGGACTAACTTTGATTCCTGTCGCTATCGGAAATATGGGAAATAATGTTCCAGAGCCAACTGGTCAGAGTCTCTTGCTTGCAGCTATCACTGTTCTAATCATCCTCTTGATTAACATCTTTACCAAAGGATTTATCAAGTCTATCTCCATTTTGATTGGGCTGGTTGTCGGAACTACCATTGCTGCTACCATGGGCTTAGTAGACTTCTCTCCAGTCTCTGCAGCTCCACTCGTTCACATCCCAACTCCATTCTACTTTGGTACTCCAACTTTTGAAATCTCTTCTATCGTCATGATGTGTATCATCGCAACGGTTTCCATGGTGGAGTCGACTGGTGTTTACCTAGCTTTGTCAGATATTACCAATGACCCAATCGACAGCACGCGCCTTCGCAACGGTTACCGCGCAGAAGGTTTGGCTGTACTTCTCGGAGGAATCTTTAACACCTTCCCTTATACAGGATTTTCACAAAACGTTGGCTTGGTCAAATTGTCTGGTATCAAGACCCGTCTGCCAATCTATTATGCAGCTGGTTTCCTAGTCCTCCTTGGACTCCTACCTAAGTTTGGCGCCCTTGCCCAAATCATTCCAAGTCCTGTTCTTGGTGGCGCTATGCTGGTGATGTTTGGTTTTGTTTCCCTTCAAGGGATGCAAATCCTAGCCCGCGTTGACTTTGCTAACAATGAACACAACTTCCTTATCGCAGCTGTATCAATCGCTGCTGGTGTAGGTCTAAATAACAGTAACCTCTTCGTCAGCATGCCGACAGCCTTCCAAATGTTCTTCTCAAACGGAATCGTCGTAGCCAGCCTACTTGCCATTGTACTCAATGCTATATTAAATCGGAAAAAGAAATAA